Proteins encoded in a region of the Solanum dulcamara chromosome 9, daSolDulc1.2, whole genome shotgun sequence genome:
- the LOC129902372 gene encoding F-box/kelch-repeat protein At3g23880-like, protein MIGRRNLPQDLLVDVLLRLPVESLLRFKCVCKHWYALITSQSFVEMHFRHKHNHARLLICNLTISNKSKYIASSILPAKIVQGVYPEQKTVHQLQRVTDFTSIAGPVDGLFLVEKEAFFYEDDVRLALCNPATREFWPLPPVPFEPQPFKDHDNQFALGFDLLTRDYKVLWIRTFWDGWGLGVSPNCFVSIYSLRNNSWKNLRPDFPYCCNLHEPIGATYLNGVYYWLSGRLDNIFRICSFDMGSEQFGEIQGPDIPKAQWGKLMLRGDSLAILVGDPGKPMTSIYNVWVMNQEGSWTKVLSVQPQIVAHWPRSVWEDDKMIFEIRETSQLVLYDPTTRQVIDLGFQLDRIMGRSWVFNYKESLVQIKRINDSQGKDNVV, encoded by the coding sequence ATGATTGGTAGACGTAATTTACCACAAGATTTATTAGTGGATGTTCTATTGAGGTTGCCTGTGGAATCACTTCTGCGTTTCAAATGTGTGTGCAAACATTGGTATGCTCTCATTACAAGTCAGAGTTTCGTTGAAATGCATTTTCGTCACAAGCACAATCATGCCCGTCTCCTCATTTGTAACTTAACAATATCGAATAAATCAAAGTACATTGCTTCTTCCATACTCCCCGCCAAAATAGTTCAAGGTGTTTACCCTGAACAAAAAACTGTCCACCAGCTTCAGAGGGTCACTGATTTCACGTCCATTGCTGGCCCAGTTGATGGCCTATTCTTGGTGGAAAAAGAAGCGTTTTTTTATGAAGACGATGTTCGCTTGGCTTTGTGTAATCCTGCCACCAGAGAATTCTGGCCTCTGCCTCCTGTGCCCTTTGAGCCTCAGCCATTCAAAGATCATGATAATCAGTTTGCATTGGGGTTTGACCTGTTGACTCGAGATTATAAGGTTCTATGGATTCGAACATTTTGGGATGGCTGGGGACTGGGCGTGTCCCCTAATTGCTTTGTCAGTATCTATTCCTTACGCAACAACTCGTGGAAGAACCTGAGACCTGATTTCCCTTACTGTTGTAACTTACACGAGCCAATCGGTGCTACATATCTCAACGGGGTATATTATTGGCTCTCTGGGCGTCTAGACAATATCTTCCGCATATGCTCGTTTGACATGGGCAGTGAACAGTTTGGGGAGATACAAGGCCCAGATATTCCAAAGGCACAGTGGGGAAAGCTTATGTTGCGTGGTGACTCGCTTGCTATCTTAGTTGGTGATCCTGGTAAACCAATGACATCCATATATAATGTGTGGGTAATGAACCAAGAGGGTAGTTGGACCAAAGTTCTTAGTGTTCAACCTCAAATAGTTGCTCATTGGCCTCGCAGCGTCTGGGAGGATGATAAGATGATTTTCGAAATCAGAGAAACTTCACAGCTGGTGCTATATGACCCTACAACAAGACAAGTTATAGATCTTGGATTTCAGCTGGACCGAATCATGGGTCGCTCTTGGGTTTTCAATTACAAAGAGAGTCTAGTTCAAATAAAGAGAATAAATGACAGCCAGGGCAAGGATAATGTCGTCTAG